DNA sequence from the Streptomyces tsukubensis genome:
CCGCGCGGCGGCTGAGCCCGCCGTCCCGGCCGCGGGGGTCCGTCCGGTTGTTCTGAGACATCTGCCGTTCTCCTTCTGGTTCCGTGTCGGCGATGCGCGGACCGGCCGGGCGCGGGCCCGGGCGGGCGGGGCGCCGGACCGCCCGGCTTCCCGTGCATGATCATCCGATACGGCGGGAGGAGAACGACAGCTATCCCGTGATGGCCCGCCCCGGACGGCGACGGCCGGAGGCGGGTGCCTCCGGCCGTCGCGTTCGGGTGGGGCGGTGATCGGCGGCCGTCCCGGAGGACGGCCGGGCGACCACGGTCGCGGGTCGGTTCACCCGCGGCCGTGACGGGTCAGTTCACCCGCAGCAGCCGGTTGGGCGAGCCCGGGCCCGGGTTGATGACCACTCCGGGAGTGGCCGCCGCCACCAGGGCGTTGCCGACCTGCGCGGGCGGCGCGGTCGGGTTGTTGCCGAGGTGGAGCGCCGCGGCGCCCGCGACGTGGGGCGCGGCCATCGACGTACCCGAGATGGTGTTGACGGCCGTGTCGCTGGTGTGCCAGGCGGAGGTGATGTTGGTGCCGGGCGCGAAGAGGTCGAGTATCGCGCCGTAGTTGGAGAAGCCGGAGCGGGCATCCGTGATGGTCGTCGAGCCGACCGTGAGCGCCTCACCGACACGTGCCGGGGAGAAGTTGATCGCGTCGAGGTTGCTGTTGCCCGCGGCGACCGCGACGGTGACTCCGGCGTTGACGACTCCGCGGACGGCGTTGTCGAGGGTGGTGTTCGCCCCGCCGCCGAGGCTCAGGTTCGCCACGGCGGGCTTGACGGCGTTGCGGGCGACCCAGTCGACCCCTGCGACGACGCCCGCGATGGTGCCGGACCCGGCGTTGTTGAGCACGCGAACGGCGACGATCCGGGCCCGCTTGGCGACACCGTGGGCGGTGCCTGCGACCGTGCCGGCGACGTGCGTGCCGTGGCCGTTGCCGTCCTGGGCGACGTTGTCGTTGTCCACGGCGTCGTAGCCGTTGACGGCGCGGCCGCCGAAGTCGCTGTGGGAGATCCGGACCCCGGTGTCGATGATGTAGGCGCTGACGCCCGCACCGGCCGAGTCCGGATAGGTGTAGCGCTGGTTCAGCGGCAGCCTGGGCTGGTCGATCCGGTCGAGACCCCATGAGGGCGGGTTGACCTGGGTGGCCTGGATGCTGACGGTCTGGTCCTGGGCGACGGACGCCACCCGGGGGTCGGCGGCCAGTCTCTTCGCCTGCCGCTCGGAGAGGTTGACCGCGTAACCGTTGATGGCCTTGGTGTAGGTGCGCTTGACGACCGCGCCGTACTGCTTCGCGAGCGCGCGGCCCTCGGCGGAGGCCGAACGGACCCGGCTGTCGCGGAGGGTGACGATATAGCTGTCCTTGACCGCGTTGGGCGTTCCGGCGTCGACGATCCTGCCCTCGCGCGGTTCGGGTGCCGCGGCTGCGGGCAGCGCGGTCACGAAACCGAGGGTCAGGGCGGCCGCGAGGGCGGCGCCGAGGGGAGAGAACGTCCGCCGGGAACGGCCGGTGTCACGTCGGCCGTGGTACTGCGTCACTGCCATCAGAGGGATCCTCCTCGTCGGTGGTGCGCTGGTGGGGGGTGGTGCGGGTGGATCGTTGTGCGGCTCCACGGATGTGTCACACACCCAGAGACGGTCAGGAACATGTCAACTCCTGCCGTCAGCACCACACCCTGGCGCGACGGCGGCGATTGCACAAGAGGGGACCGCCCCGAACTCCCCCGGACCGCCTGGGAACGGCGTGCCGGGGCGCGCACCGGGCGGACGATCACCGCAGGCAGACAGGCGTACGCGGTGGTACCGGTGGCGGAGTGTTACAGGCGTATGGCGTTTTCGTACGGCGCCTCCGCCGCCGGCCCCGCCGGGGCGCCCGGACCGGGTGCCGAAGGTGAACACCCCGCCCCCGGGAGCGCGTCGGGGGTCCCGGGGTGGCGGTGCACGGCGTTGCTCCGTCCGGCCCGGCGTCCGGAACCGGCGTTGCCGGTTCCGGACGGCGGACGGGCCGTCGCCGGGGGCGCGCATCGGTGCGCACCCCCGGCGACGGCCGGTCCTGCCCTCCGGCTCAGTAGGGGCCGAAGACGTTGTCGATGGAGCCGTAGCGGTCGGCCGCGTAGTTGGCGGCGGCGACGATGTTGGCGACCGGGTGGAAGGGGTCGTTCGGGGTGCCCGCGACCCAGTAGGCGCGGAACGTCGGGTCGATCACCTGGAGCAGCCCCTTGGACGGGGTGCCGTTGACCGCGTTGATGTCCCAGTTGTTGACGGCCAGCGGGTTGCCGCTGGACTCGCGCATGATGTTGCGGTGCAGTCCCTCGTACGTACCGGGGATGCCGTTGAGGCGCATCACGTCGAGCGCCTCGATGATCCAGCCGTTGAGGGTGCCGGCGTAGGCGGCGGGAGCGGCCTGCGGCGCCGCCGCGGGAGCGGAGGCAGGGGCGGCGGAGGCGGTGCCGGGGACGGCGAGGGCGAGCGTGACGGCCAGGGTGCCGGCGGCGGTGAGCCCTCCGGCCCAGGCCCGGCGGCGGGGCCGGGTGGTGCGCGTGCTGAGTACGGACATACCGGGGAGCCCTTCGGATGGGGAAGCCGCACACGGGGACGGGAGCGGAGCGCTCCGGTGGCGGCGTGGGCAGATTCTTAGCGGTGACGGGGAGCGCTAGCAACGAGCTCGCTGCTAAGCCGGATAGTGGAAGAGCTCCCGGCGCCGGGCGCCGCATCGCACCCGCAGGGCAACCCACAGGGAAACCTCAGTGGCGGAAAACCACTAAGAGGCGTCGTATGTGATGTACGTCCCAGAACAAAACGCCCGGGGGATATGAGGAATATTCAATGACATGTCCGGAATGCCCCTAGGGGGTAGTGGGGCCCGGATCGCGGTCCGCGCCTCCGCCCTCTCGGCCCGCGCCCGCCGCCCTTCCCAGGGGCCGGGCCCGCAGGGACCCCCACCGCGCCCCGCCACGCGGGAGGGCACCCTCCCGCGCCGGGGCGCGCACGGACCCGCGGAGCACGGACCTCGTGGAGCACGCGGGCCCGCCGCCGTACACGGAAACAGCCGGGCGTGGGACGGGGGACGTATCGGGCGGAATGCGGGCGCGCGGTACGGATCCCGGGCGCCGGGCGCGAAGTGCGTCCGCCGATGCCCGGGTTGGCGCGGAGAGCGGAACAACTCGCCGCGCGGAGCGCGCCGCCGTCCCGCCGACGGCCCCCCGACGGAACAGCCGAGGGGCCCACCCCCGTAGGGCCCCTCGGCTCCGTTCACCTGCTCACGGCCGGGCCTGCGGCCCGTTTCCCGACAGCGTGAACGTGGCCATACAAAGCCTTGCGCGCGTAGATTGCAAGCGACAAGGTATGCACTGGCCGCAGATTGCGGGAAGTGTCGACGGGGAGGTGCGCATGGCCCGGGAGCGATCCGGCCGGACCGTGGCGCACCTCGTGCTGGCCACCCGGCTGACGGTGCTGCGCGAGGCCGCGGGGCTCTCCAGGGAGCAGGCGGCCCGGGCGCTCGGGGCCCATCCCGCGACGGTCCGCCGGATCGAACAGGCGCAGACCTCCCTCGACGACGGGCAGGTCCGCACCCTGCTGACGGCCTACGGCGCGACCCCGGCCGAGACCCGGGAGATCCTCGGGCAGCTGGCCGCCG
Encoded proteins:
- a CDS encoding transglycosylase SLT domain-containing protein, whose protein sequence is MSVLSTRTTRPRRRAWAGGLTAAGTLAVTLALAVPGTASAAPASAPAAAPQAAPAAYAGTLNGWIIEALDVMRLNGIPGTYEGLHRNIMRESSGNPLAVNNWDINAVNGTPSKGLLQVIDPTFRAYWVAGTPNDPFHPVANIVAAANYAADRYGSIDNVFGPY
- a CDS encoding S8 family peptidase, which gives rise to MAVTQYHGRRDTGRSRRTFSPLGAALAAALTLGFVTALPAAAAPEPREGRIVDAGTPNAVKDSYIVTLRDSRVRSASAEGRALAKQYGAVVKRTYTKAINGYAVNLSERQAKRLAADPRVASVAQDQTVSIQATQVNPPSWGLDRIDQPRLPLNQRYTYPDSAGAGVSAYIIDTGVRISHSDFGGRAVNGYDAVDNDNVAQDGNGHGTHVAGTVAGTAHGVAKRARIVAVRVLNNAGSGTIAGVVAGVDWVARNAVKPAVANLSLGGGANTTLDNAVRGVVNAGVTVAVAAGNSNLDAINFSPARVGEALTVGSTTITDARSGFSNYGAILDLFAPGTNITSAWHTSDTAVNTISGTSMAAPHVAGAAALHLGNNPTAPPAQVGNALVAAATPGVVINPGPGSPNRLLRVN